The genomic segment CTGGAAAATGTTAAACCTGTACGAATGATCTGGCTTAATACCCGAAAAACCTGGCCAGATATAGCAGGACCTTTAGCATTTCCTATTCCTCTGGGAGCGATTATGATTCTCAATATCTGGACGACTGCCCCGACTTTTATGTTACTTTATCTGGCGGGACTCCAGGATATTCCAAAAGAACTTTATGAGGCAGCAGCAGTAGATGGAGCAACAAAATGGCATACCTTCTGGTATATTACTGTTCCGCAGCTTAAGCATATCACATTTCTGGTTGTGACAATGGGACTAATTGGTACTTTGCAGATGTTTGACCAGGTTGCTGTTATAGGAGATCAAGCACCTTTAGATTCAACTATTACACTGGCTTATTATATCTATAAAAATGTTTTACCCAGTTCAGCAATACCTAAGGTTGGGCTGGCCAGTGCAGCGGCTATTTTCCTTGCCGGTTTGACTTTCATTATTGTACTGATTCAGAAAAAATTTGTAAACAAGTAGGATGGGGGGAATGTGATGGGGAGTAAAACTGCTTATAGTTCAAAGACGATGACTAATATTTATATGATAAGGCGGCGAAGATGGGCCAATGTAGGGGCAGTTTATCTTTTGCTTTTGATCTTTTCTATAGGATTTATGGGACCATTTTTATTTGCTGCCCTTTCCAGTCTTAAAGATGACCCTTTAGAATGGCCGCCCAGAATTACAGTTAATCAGCTAAAGCTTTCGAACTGGATTGCTGCTTATAAGTTGGGGAAAGCCGGAGGGGGTGGAGGCTTTTTTGGGGCTTTTGCTCCAGGTGCAGTTGTTCCTTTTGAGGTAACTTATAAGGTGGCACCAGGTAAAGAACCTGTTGTTCCTGAAGTAGTCATTCCGCGACGGATTCCGGGAAGTGCTGCGGCTGCATTGCTGTTAAAAGAATTTGCTGCTGATTATGCAGAAGTAAGTGAGATTAAAGAAGTTGAGCGAGAGGTTTTAGAAGATGGATCAACTCTGGTCACTTATCGATTTGAAATTCGTCATACAGGAGATATTGTTATTGATAGATTACCTCTAGATATAACTGTTCCTTTCAAACAGATTTTTGTAAAGGGTACACTAGATCCAAATCGAATTGAGCGGTTAGGACGGGTGCAAAGTTGGGATAATATAACTTCAGGAGTAATTCCTTATATTTTCCATAATTATCATAGGGTATTTAGTGAGAATTATAGCCGGAGTACAGGAAAAAATCTTTTTATGTCCTGGATCTTTAACTCATTTTATTTAGCCTTTGTCCGGGTAATAACAACATTATTATTTGCTTCAATGGCAGGATATGCTCTGGCCCGTCTTAAATTTGCTGGTAAAAATACAATTTTTGTCTTTATGCTTTTTTCTATGATGATTCCTGGTCAGGTAACCTTTATTTCCAATTATCTGGTCTTGAGGGATGGAATATTTGGAATCTCAAAACTTTTTGGTATGGATAGTTTATTAAATACTTATACAGGTTTGATTATTTCAGGGTTGGTAGGAGCCAGTGCAGTTTTTATTATGAAACAGTTCTTTGAAGGACTACCAGTTAGCTTAGAAGAATCAGCAAGAATTGATGGTGCAAATACCTATCAAATTTTCTTTAAAATAATGCTGCCCCTGGCAAAACCGGCTTTAGGAGCATTAACTATTTTGACATTTCAAGGAGTATGGAATGAATTTTTCTGGCCATTAGTAGTACTAACTTCACCTCAAGATAAGTTTACCTTGACTTTAGGACTTTTAAATTTCCGACAGACATATGCAGTGGCCTTTGATTGGGGACCAATGCTTGCTGGAGCAATTATTTCTGCTCTGCCAATAATTATTCTCTTTATAGTATTCCAGAAGTATTTTATAGAGGGAATCAGCTTTACTGGAATCAAGGGATAAAGTATTATTTGGAGGAGGTTTTATCATGGCGATTAAGTATAATCACGGAAAAGATGAATATCATAACTGGTTAGTTACTGAAACAAATTTTGATCCTGAATATTTAAGAAAAATTGAAACTATATTTACTTTAGGAAATGGTTATATGGGTGTAAGGGCTGCTACAGAAGAACATTATATTGGTGAAAGTAGGGGTTGTTATATTGCTGGTTTATTTGATGAGTTTCCTGGTGAGGTTACAGAGCTAGCCAATATTCCTGACTGGTTAAATGTTGAAATAATATTGGCTGGGGAGAGGTTTGACTTAACTCAAGGTAAAGTTTTAGCATATCAGCGAATACTCAACTTAAAAGATGGTCAATTAATCAGGGATGTGGAATGGCAGAGCCCTAAAGGAAAGAGAAGTAGATTAATATTTAAAAGGTTTGTTTCATTGGATAATATACATGTGGCAGGTATGCAGATTAAGATAATCCCGCTAAATTATTCAGGCAAAGTCGAGATACAGTCGGGTTTAAATGGACAGGTGACCAATAGTGGTGTACAGCATTTTATTGAAGGAGATAAAAGAGTTTTTTCAGAAGGAAATATGTACATCACATGTCAGACTCAGGAGTCTAATATCATCATGGCTTTGGCTGTGCACCATAGGTTTTTTCTAGAAAATAAAGAGCTTGAACTTGAAAAGAGATTTAAAACTGACCGACGTCAGTTATTTTTAACCAGTGAATATAGTGTTGAAGAAGAAAATGAATTTGTGGTGGAGAAATTTGTTGCTATCTATACCGGTAGAGATTCTGAATTTTTGAATTTACAGGGGGATCAGCTAAAAAAAGAGGTTGTTGATAGAGCCCTTAAGGATGTTACAAATGCTGCACAGTTAGGGTATGATGAGCTTTTTAATCGTCACAGAAATTGTTGGCATAAATTGTGGAATCAGATGGATATTAAAATTGATGGGCCAGATTTTGATCAATTGGCAATAAGGTTTGCTCAGTTCCATTTGTATCAGATGACACCTGTTCATGATAGCAGGCTCAGTGTTGCTGCTAAGGGTTTATCAGGTGAAGGATATAAAGGGCATGTTTTCTGGGATACAGAAATATTTATTCTACCATTTTTTATCTATACATTCCCTCAAATTGCTAGAAATCTGCTTTTTTATCGTTATCATACTCTGAATGGAGCGCGGAAGAAAGCCTGTGAGTCCGGATATAAGGGAGCTATGTATGCCTGGGAAAGTGCTATTACCGGTGAAGAGACCACACCTAAGTGGGGTGGGCTGGATCTTAAAACCGGTGAACAAATTCGTATCTGGTGTGGAGAGATAGAACAGCATATTACCTGTGATGTTGCTTATGCTATCTGGCATTATTTGCAGGTTACAAATGACTATGACTTTATGTTCAATTACGGAGCCGAAATATTCATGGAAACTGCCCGTTTCTGGGCCAGCCGGGTCGAATATAATGAAGAACGTGATCAGTATGAAATCAATGATGTGATTGGCCCTGATGAATATAGTGAACATGTAAATAATAATGCTTATACCAATTATATGGTTAAATGGCACTTAAATAAAGCAATTGAGATCGCCAATTGGTTAAAGAAGGATAAACCAGAGGTATGGAGAGAGATATCTAAAAAAATAAATATTTCTGATGATGAATTAAAAGATTGGCAGATGAAAGCTGAGAAGATTTACGTAAGCCATGATGAAGAAAGCGGATTGATTGAGCAATTTGATGGATTTATGGAGAAAAAAGAGATAGATATAACTCCTTTTAAAGGTAAGGTAGGAGCTATTGCACAACACCTAAGCTGGGAAGAAATTAAAGAATCTCAGGTTTTGAAACAGGCGGATGTAGTAATGTTATTATATCTGTTAGGGAATCAATTTACTCAAAAAGAGAAAAAAGTTAATTACGAGTTTTATGAACCCAAAACTCTGCACGATTCTTCATTAAGCCCCAGTATCCATGCAATTTTGGCAGCAGATATAGGTGACATTAAACAGGCATATAAGTATTTTGAAAGAGCCAGTCGGATTGATTTAGGAGAAAATCCTAAAAGTAGTGATGCCGGTTTACATGCTGCTTCTTTAGGTGGTATCTGGCAGGCTGTTGTAAACGGTTTTGGCGGAGTAAGAGTAATTGATGGGGAGTTAAATATAAATCCGCGGCTTCCAGAAAAATGGGAAATGATAAAATTCCCTCTCACCTGGGCTGGGAAGAAATATGAGGTTGAAGTAAGTAAACGGCATATAAAAATTAAGAGTTTAGATCCAGGTAGTAACTCTTTAAAATTAAAAATTAATGGTCAGCAGTATTTATTAGGAGCTAATAGTGAACTTGGGATTAATTTTTAGACTTTATAAGAGTAAAGATATTATGATTAAACTGCACAAAGCTAATTTTAAGCGGTATTGAAGTTTTTTGCTAAACCATGTAGTTGCCTTATATCATTGGATGGTTCGAAAAATTTTTTTGAAGTGAAAAATTAGCTTTGTGCAGTAAAATCATCAATGTGTTTAAGTTGAACAAATAAAATCATCTTTTGATGGTGTCCAATAAGTTCTTTTAATGCTTTTTCCAAAAGAGATATTTTATTTCGTAATTTACCTTTTGCTAATTGTGCAATAATTTTTGGATCAGGCTTATCACTATTGGTAAGTTGTTTAAGCATTTTACGTCCGGATTTGTTCAAAATATCATTAGCGGCAGAAGAATGTTTGATATTAGCACCTTCTAAAATTTTTTGTAGACAGTTAACCTTTCTAGAACGTTCATCAATTAAACTGCGACGATAGCGTCGATTAATCGCTTATTTTGCCTTAAATGGACTGTAAATCTTTTGATACTACTATCAAATATAAAAATGTTATGGCTCTCCGTCAAATGTTGTGAAAGATAAGTTGGCTCCGTTGAATTGATTGGTGAATTGGTTTTGGAATAAACATTTAAATTTAATAACTTAACATTACATTAAATACTCTTCTCCTTAGATTCATAACATTTGGAACACCACATCCAATCCTTTTGATCAATTTAATCTTGTTATTGATACCCTCAGCAAAGCCATTGGTTATCTTATTCTTAAAATAATTTAGTATTTTTTCTTTCTATCTTTGTATTATCTTTTTTACTTGGTGAAAAGGTATCAGCTTGCTTTTTATTATTTCTTTATACCACCTTTTTAGAGCTCTGGTGGCTTCTTTTACATCATCTAGCTGCAATAAGTCTTTGAATTCCTCTTTTAGTTCCCAGGCTTTTTCTAAAGCTGGGCTGAGTTCAAATAATTCGATGAGCTTTTCATGTTCTTCATCTGTCAGTTCTTCAGCTCGTTTTTGGAGTAATAAACGACTTTGAAAAAACTTTCTTCTCTGATGATTATTTAGTGTTTGTTGAACTTGTTTTCTAACTTCGTCAAGGGCTTTGTTCATTAAAGTTACAAGGTGAAATTTATCTATAACAATTTTTTCATGAGTAAATGCTGCATCTGCTACTGCTTTGAACGGACACCATATATCCATAGAGATCGATTGAATCTGTCGTCTTTGCTCATCTTCCTAACAATTAAAGTAGTTAATTAAATCATCCTTTTTGTGAGTAGGTAAAATGTCAATTAACTCCCGATTAATTGGATCTGTAATGCTAACTCCATATTTATGGCGTTTTAAAACTGCAAATTCATCGATATTGATGGCTTTTAATTGACTAAGTTTTGAAACTTGTTGTTTAATGAGAGGGTCAACTACTTTTTTAACTGCATTATTAACAGCTGTATAACTTAACCCGTTTTCTCTAGCAACTTTAGAATAATCCTTGCTGACAGTTTCTTTAGCAAGATATTTATCAAAGCGTTTGGTTTTACGGGCATATTTATCAATACTTTCATATTTTTCAGGGATACCCCTTTTATGACAATAAGGACAACGATATCTTTTTTTAGAGGTCTAATGATTACTAGTTTACCTCTTATGGGGATGTCTCTAATATTTTGCCATTTTGTATCATAGATTTTATTAGTGATATTACCACACTGAGGACACACAATGTGATTTTTCTTTGCTTCAGCAATAAAAATATATCTGTCCTCCGTTGAAATAATTTCAGTTGCAATAATGTCTGGCAAATCAAGAAATTTTATAATATTATTATCTTGCATTTGCTGGGCTCCTTTC from the Anoxybacter fermentans genome contains:
- a CDS encoding transposase family protein, giving the protein MQDNNIIKFLDLPDIIATEIISTEDRYIFIAEAKKNHIVCPQCGNITNKIYDTKWQNIRDIPIRGKLVIIRPLKKDIVVLIVIKGVSLKNMKVLINMPVKPNALINILLKKLSARIILKLLEKTG
- a CDS encoding carbohydrate ABC transporter permease, with amino-acid sequence MGSKTAYSSKTMTNIYMIRRRRWANVGAVYLLLLIFSIGFMGPFLFAALSSLKDDPLEWPPRITVNQLKLSNWIAAYKLGKAGGGGGFFGAFAPGAVVPFEVTYKVAPGKEPVVPEVVIPRRIPGSAAAALLLKEFAADYAEVSEIKEVEREVLEDGSTLVTYRFEIRHTGDIVIDRLPLDITVPFKQIFVKGTLDPNRIERLGRVQSWDNITSGVIPYIFHNYHRVFSENYSRSTGKNLFMSWIFNSFYLAFVRVITTLLFASMAGYALARLKFAGKNTIFVFMLFSMMIPGQVTFISNYLVLRDGIFGISKLFGMDSLLNTYTGLIISGLVGASAVFIMKQFFEGLPVSLEESARIDGANTYQIFFKIMLPLAKPALGALTILTFQGVWNEFFWPLVVLTSPQDKFTLTLGLLNFRQTYAVAFDWGPMLAGAIISALPIIILFIVFQKYFIEGISFTGIKG
- a CDS encoding glycoside hydrolase family 65 protein, producing MAIKYNHGKDEYHNWLVTETNFDPEYLRKIETIFTLGNGYMGVRAATEEHYIGESRGCYIAGLFDEFPGEVTELANIPDWLNVEIILAGERFDLTQGKVLAYQRILNLKDGQLIRDVEWQSPKGKRSRLIFKRFVSLDNIHVAGMQIKIIPLNYSGKVEIQSGLNGQVTNSGVQHFIEGDKRVFSEGNMYITCQTQESNIIMALAVHHRFFLENKELELEKRFKTDRRQLFLTSEYSVEEENEFVVEKFVAIYTGRDSEFLNLQGDQLKKEVVDRALKDVTNAAQLGYDELFNRHRNCWHKLWNQMDIKIDGPDFDQLAIRFAQFHLYQMTPVHDSRLSVAAKGLSGEGYKGHVFWDTEIFILPFFIYTFPQIARNLLFYRYHTLNGARKKACESGYKGAMYAWESAITGEETTPKWGGLDLKTGEQIRIWCGEIEQHITCDVAYAIWHYLQVTNDYDFMFNYGAEIFMETARFWASRVEYNEERDQYEINDVIGPDEYSEHVNNNAYTNYMVKWHLNKAIEIANWLKKDKPEVWREISKKINISDDELKDWQMKAEKIYVSHDEESGLIEQFDGFMEKKEIDITPFKGKVGAIAQHLSWEEIKESQVLKQADVVMLLYLLGNQFTQKEKKVNYEFYEPKTLHDSSLSPSIHAILAADIGDIKQAYKYFERASRIDLGENPKSSDAGLHAASLGGIWQAVVNGFGGVRVIDGELNINPRLPEKWEMIKFPLTWAGKKYEVEVSKRHIKIKSLDPGSNSLKLKINGQQYLLGANSELGINF
- a CDS encoding helix-turn-helix domain-containing protein; the encoded protein is MDKYARKTKRFDKYLAKETVSKDYSKVARENGLSYTAVNNAVKKVVDPLIKQQVSKLSQLKAINIDEFAVLKRHKYGVSITDPINRELIDILPTHKKDDLINYFNC